A part of Desulfobacterales bacterium genomic DNA contains:
- a CDS encoding nucleotidyltransferase domain-containing protein: MKKLKNLKERDYKVLCELKERLAGKVTLLDIRVFGSRARGDAEEFSDLDVFIEIQTLDREIKEMIKTITWEVSLENSMFISTLIFSKDELTNSPLKYSPVVKNIMEEGVRI; this comes from the coding sequence ATGAAAAAACTTAAAAATCTTAAAGAACGGGATTATAAAGTTCTTTGTGAACTAAAAGAAAGATTGGCTGGAAAAGTCACACTACTTGATATCAGGGTATTTGGTTCCAGAGCGCGGGGAGACGCCGAAGAATTTTCAGATCTGGATGTCTTTATCGAGATCCAAACGCTTGATAGAGAAATCAAAGAGATGATAAAAACGATAACCTGGGAAGTGTCTCTTGAAAATTCAATGTTTATATCAACATTAATATTTTCAAAAGACGAATTGACAAATTCGCCTCTAAAATATTCTCCTGTTGTGAAAAACATCATGGAAGAGGGGGTAAGGATATGA